In Acomys russatus chromosome 16, mAcoRus1.1, whole genome shotgun sequence, the DNA window agagaatatgtcgGACCCCTGTGCTGTCTCCCGAGCCCTGACCAGTGAGGGGACCAGGGGATGGAGGTGACAACGCCGGGTGCCAGGTGCACGTCGTTTCGCAGCATCTCCGCAAGCACTTGTAGGTCCAAAGCACTGGCACTTCATGTTCATCGCCAGCAGGGTGGGGCACCTATCTGAGGTGCACTGAGCTAACCAAAGGTCCCCGAAAGGGGAAGAGAGGGCGTTCGCACCATCGAGGAAGTCCAGCTAGGCGGCGCGTACTCGAAGGACGAAGCTGCTTCGCGTTCTGCGGCGCGTGGCTTCTTGCGGCCGCCGTAAGGCGGGTGGAGTACGGTGGCCGCGAGGCGGCGGCGACGGGCTCGGCCGGCCGGCTGGCTCGGGGCCGCCATGGGCAACCTGTTCGGCCGCAAGAAGCAGAGCCGGGTCACCGAGCAGGACAGGGCCATCCTGGTGAGGGACGGACGGCGGgcgaggggtggggaggagggtcccTCGGGGGAAACTGAGGCGGGAAGCGGAGCGAGCCGCGCTTCCGGTGCTGTCGCGCGCCCAGCTGCAGACACACCTGGAGCGGCCGCGGCTCGGCCCGGAAAGACCCGGGTTGTGTGCAGTGGCTGAGAGCCGGGGAGGAAGCCGCTGGCAGCCAGTGGCCTGGGCACCTAAAGCCACAAGTTACAGAAAGTTCCTAGATAAAGAGCCCGGATAAAGAACCCGCGGGCGTGGCCGCCACCAAAAGGCTCAGAGTGATTCTTACAGGGAAAGGTGCGCGCCCCACCCCCAGCGCTGCAGCCTCAGGGCAGAGCCGGCGGCCCTCGGGACGCGGCCCTCAGTTTCGCTCTAAGTAGAGCTGTCACAGAGGTGGGTCCCGCAGACAGGTGGGGCTGCGCTGCCGTGAGGTTCGGGGCTCGGGACACCGCGGCCAAGCACCCGCGGGAACAGTCCCAGGGAGCCTCGCCCCACCCACCGCCGCCGCCTGCTCAGATTGCTCGCTTGGTCTCCTGAGCGCCGCCTGGCCATCCTGCAGCTCCGGCCGTTGCCCCTGATACTTTGTGCACAGCTGGCCCAAGTAACCACCCAGGAAGAAAGAGCACAAGAGCCTAGCCACGGGGTCTCCAAGCCGGGAGCGTGGGAACAGGGAGCTCTGTGTCACGCGCGGCTGATGCCCGCTGGGGGGCAGGCGCTGTAGAGAACACTAGGTGAAGGAGGGGGACCCGGAAACGTGGATCACCCACCCCCGCCGGCGGCTGACCTATTTCCCCGGTCACCTAGAGGTGCCAGTTCCCTTCACTTAAAATGGTCTGCCCTGGAGGTGTCATCCTGTGTGTGAACTGTCATACTGGCCACAGTTGAATAGTGGCCATGCATGCCCTGTGGGACACACAGTGAAAGGCGGCAGGCGGGCAAGTCCTGCACAGATTGCCAGATGGCTACTGTCCGTTCAGGTGGACGACACTGGAGACAGGGAAGGATCATTCCTGGAggcggctgaggcagggggattgggCAACACTGTCtcgaaaggaaaaaagaaaggtgggaagggtggggtggaggacGGATGGTGGCAAGCAGCCTCGCATTCTCTGTCACATTTGAACCTTCCGGGGCCTGGTGGCCACTCGAGTGACCCACAGAGCTTAGGATGCTGGTCTTCCTGTGTCTGGGGTCACGCCGTGACTGAGCAGGGTGCAAGTCTCCTCCGTGGCACCACAGGCCTTGGGGGCTGCCAGCTGCATCCGCAGTGTAGAGCTGGATAGTGCCCCATGTGCTCTGCTCAGAAGGGGTTGCCTGGCCCTTCCTGACCACGCTGGGGCTCGGCTGAGCGGGCTGcgctcctcctgtctccccagcaACTGAAGCAGCAGCGGGACAAGCTGAGGCAGTACCAGAAGAGGGTCACGCAGCAGCTGGAGAGGGAGCGGGCCCTGGCCAGGCAGCTGCTTCGGGATGGCAGGAAAGAGTAAGGGGCACTTCCTCGGGAAAGGGGTGTGGCGGGAGAGGAGTCGTTGCCCTGGAGCCCCAGCCAGGGCAGACACGGTGGCTTTCTTCCCCTGCAGACGGGCCAAGCTGCTGCTCAAGAAGAAGAGATACCGGGAACAGCTGCTTGACAGGACAGAGAACCAGATCAGCAGCCTGGAAGCCATGGTAGGCAGTGGCCAGGAGCCTTTGCTGGGGACCTGAGTGCCTGGGCAAGGGGGTTGGGGCTGGGCCACCccagggtgggaggtggagaaCAGGTCAGGTGTGtacatcccagtgctggggtcagggCTTCCTGATTTGCCCCTGCTGGCTGAAGCCACTGAGGCAGTCAGCACCCTTTGAATGTCCTCCAGCACTTTCTCGGAAGGGTGGGACATCCTGTCTAGTGCCGGAAGCCTGTCAGCCAGCGGGTCCGACCCAAGCAGGGCTTCTGACCGCTGCCTGCATCTTTCAGGTTCAGAGCATCGAGTTCACGCAGATTGAGATGAAGGTGATGGAGGGGCTTCAGGTGGGGAACGAGTGTCTCAATAAGATGCACCAGGTAGGTCCTCGTGCGGCCTGGcaggggagtggggctggggggggcagtgggggtgggcagCGGAGCTGAGGGGCCCAGGTGGGCAAGGGAGTTTGTGACAGATCAGGACCTGAGTCTAGCTGGGCTGGGGGATGTGCCAGTGTCTGGCAGGGACCAACGGGACTTGAGGCAGGTGTGGCACAGCACAACTTTTGACCTGGGTTCACTGGTGCTGTGTGGGAGGGAATGGAACAGGTGCCTACCTCCTCTCAGGGCGCAGGAAGCAGTATGGGTGTGGTGAGGGCCCGGGCGGGGAGCCACAGGCCAGAGGTTGGGTTAGCTGCCTCTCTGGGTCTCTGAGTGAGGTCTTAGGGTATTGTGTCAGGCCAGCAGAGGTGCTGCCTTCACTGAATGCAGAGGAAGTCTAGGCACACCCCGGGAAGGGTTTCCAGTTTTGACCTGTTTTACTCATAATTGTCAGGGTTGTTCTGGGTCTGGGAAGGTCTGGCCAGTGGAAGACAGGTCTGGCTCAACGCCAAGGGCAGGCCCACTTCCCCAGCTTAGTTGAAGGAGCCCTTGCCATGGGGCTGTCCTGGGCCTGCTGAGCGGTTGTGAACCCTCCTCATCCGCAGGTGATGTCCATAGAGGAGGTGGAAAGGATCCTGGACGAGACCCAGGAGGCGGTGGAGTACCAGCGGGTATGTGTAGCTGGGCACAGGCCCACCGTTGCCGGGTCAGCCCGTGTGTGGCTGGCCACTGCTTCCCGGGGGAGCCCAGAGCCCCGGCAGGCCTGCTCCTCAATGCCTCTCTTCTTTCCACAGCAAATTGATGAGCTGCTGGCTGGGAGCTTCACCCAGGAGGATGAGCATGCCATCCTGGAGGAGCTGAATGCAATCACTCAGGTACAGGTCCCCCAGGCTGGCTGGTCGCCAGGGGGACGGGAGCCTGTAGACCTCTGCTTGGTGGTGTATCCAACTGTATTACATTTGAGCCCAGAGTGCATTTCCTTCCCACTGTGATTGCCATTTGTGCTGAAGCCAGGCTGCTTCCTCACCCTGTGCTAGCAGCTgggagagctgggggaggggggatttgGAGCTGGCCCAGCAGTTTGCTGCAGGCACTTGTGACCTGTGTGTGGACAGAGAGGAAACTCTGAGCCTGCCCTGCCCAGTCAGCCTGcgctttctttcctcctgtgagTGGGTCAGTGGAGTCTGGCCCTGGGGCTCTGCTGTGCTGCAGCTGTGACTGGTCCCCTCACCTCAGCCGTGAGCTCTGTAGCTATCAGACTGGACTTTTTACCTGTGTCCCCAGAGCCACCTGCTGTCCGCAGCCCGGGGGGAACTGTGGGAAGTTGCTCTTTGGGGCCTGTGGCTGCCCACGTGCT includes these proteins:
- the Chmp6 gene encoding charged multivesicular body protein 6, with amino-acid sequence MGNLFGRKKQSRVTEQDRAILQLKQQRDKLRQYQKRVTQQLERERALARQLLRDGRKERAKLLLKKKRYREQLLDRTENQISSLEAMVQSIEFTQIEMKVMEGLQVGNECLNKMHQVMSIEEVERILDETQEAVEYQRQIDELLAGSFTQEDEHAILEELNAITQEQMELPEVPSEPLPSINPEAPAKARPRQAELVAAS